In Saccharicrinis fermentans DSM 9555 = JCM 21142, a genomic segment contains:
- a CDS encoding carbohydrate-binding family 9-like protein produces MKVFLFAVATLFITSCHFTSSKLKMIDVSNEIISPQKYIVCKAEGSIKIDGLADDEAWKNVPFTNSFIDIEGVKTPKFDTKVKMLWDEQYFYVYSTMQEPHIWGDLYQRDTVIFYNNDFEVFIDPSMDTYHYGEIEINALNTVWDLKLDKPYRVGGNADNSWNLNELVSAVKIYGTLNNPNDIDSCWNVEMAIPIDKLMKLKDSNEDHPKEGEQWKVNFSRVEWDFDVVHGCYDRKKNKGKYLPEYNWVWSNQGVINMHEPEKWGVVQFTDSTMPNDSFFMKDADFLYKQVAYALFRKTQFGDLKGLLAKSSGYTEDFIIKTGVLNVSANYVKKEGDFYFTISSPSNTYVISSNGYLNIN; encoded by the coding sequence ATGAAAGTATTTTTATTTGCAGTTGCTACCCTTTTTATAACATCATGTCATTTTACATCATCTAAATTAAAGATGATCGATGTAAGTAATGAAATTATTTCTCCTCAAAAATATATTGTATGTAAAGCTGAAGGTTCAATAAAAATTGATGGTCTAGCAGATGATGAAGCATGGAAGAATGTACCGTTTACTAATTCTTTTATCGATATAGAAGGTGTGAAAACACCTAAATTTGATACCAAAGTAAAAATGCTTTGGGATGAACAGTATTTTTATGTTTATTCTACGATGCAGGAACCACATATTTGGGGTGATCTGTATCAGCGTGATACTGTTATTTTTTATAATAATGATTTTGAGGTGTTTATAGATCCATCAATGGATACATATCATTATGGTGAGATTGAAATAAATGCGTTAAATACAGTGTGGGATTTGAAACTGGATAAACCATACAGAGTGGGAGGTAATGCGGACAATAGCTGGAATCTGAATGAGCTGGTATCAGCGGTGAAGATTTACGGAACTTTAAATAATCCCAATGATATTGATAGTTGCTGGAATGTTGAAATGGCAATCCCCATTGATAAATTGATGAAATTAAAAGATAGCAATGAGGATCATCCTAAAGAAGGTGAACAATGGAAAGTAAATTTTTCACGTGTGGAGTGGGATTTTGATGTCGTTCATGGATGTTATGACCGTAAAAAAAATAAGGGCAAATACCTCCCGGAGTATAATTGGGTTTGGAGTAATCAAGGTGTGATAAATATGCATGAACCTGAAAAATGGGGTGTTGTTCAGTTTACAGATAGTACAATGCCTAATGATAGTTTTTTTATGAAAGATGCAGATTTTTTGTATAAACAAGTGGCCTACGCCTTATTTAGAAAGACGCAATTTGGAGACTTAAAAGGTTTGTTAGCCAAGTCTTCTGGATATACTGAAGATTTTATAATTAAAACAGGTGTTTTAAATGTTTCTGCAAATTATGTCAAGAAAGAAGGGGATTTTTATTTCACCATTTCTTCTCCATCAAATACTTATGTGATCAGTAGTAACGGATATTTAAATATTAATTAA
- a CDS encoding AGE family epimerase/isomerase has protein sequence MIDHFKNKVAPDMKKELRSILKYWAENTIDFANEGFVGELDAYGHRNVKADKSAVLNTRLLYTFSAAYIFFKESVYLKIAEKAYGYLLRYFWDYKNGGLFWSVDAKGVVTDNHKQAYAQGFGIYGFTEYYKATGCKESLECAIGLFQLLEFKFKDKEFGGYMEALSNDWLPLEDMRLSSKDANEPKSMNTHLHIIEPYTELYKVWPRKRLKNSIEDLLFIFKDKIVDGNTFHFNLFFERDWSVKSNIVSYGHDIEGAWLLNEAAQVIQDQEMMVQVRELSLKIANATMLDGLDEDGSVFYEMQGNCLDKDKHWWPQAEALVGFLDAYQNFSDEKYLKAVEKVWVFILYYMRDKEYGEWFWKVDEEGVPDRLLPKVGFWKCPYHNARALMEAIRRISMI, from the coding sequence ATGATAGATCATTTTAAAAATAAAGTAGCTCCTGATATGAAGAAAGAGCTACGAAGTATATTGAAATATTGGGCTGAAAATACCATTGATTTTGCGAACGAAGGTTTTGTAGGTGAGCTGGATGCATATGGACATAGAAATGTAAAGGCTGATAAAAGTGCAGTGTTGAATACTCGCTTGCTCTATACGTTTTCGGCTGCTTATATCTTTTTTAAAGAATCTGTTTATTTAAAAATAGCAGAAAAGGCTTATGGCTACTTGCTTCGGTACTTCTGGGATTATAAAAACGGAGGATTGTTTTGGTCGGTAGATGCCAAAGGAGTGGTGACCGATAACCATAAGCAGGCTTATGCACAGGGCTTTGGTATATATGGTTTTACAGAATATTATAAAGCAACAGGTTGTAAAGAAAGTCTTGAATGTGCCATTGGATTATTTCAATTGCTGGAATTTAAATTTAAGGATAAAGAATTTGGGGGGTATATGGAAGCCTTGTCAAATGACTGGCTTCCGTTGGAGGATATGCGCTTAAGTAGTAAGGATGCCAATGAACCCAAATCTATGAATACTCACTTGCATATTATAGAACCTTATACGGAGCTTTATAAGGTGTGGCCTCGTAAGCGTTTGAAAAATAGTATAGAAGACTTGTTGTTTATTTTTAAAGATAAGATCGTGGATGGTAATACATTTCATTTTAACTTGTTTTTTGAACGGGACTGGTCGGTAAAATCCAATATCGTGTCCTATGGTCACGATATTGAAGGCGCATGGTTGTTGAATGAAGCCGCTCAGGTAATTCAGGATCAAGAAATGATGGTTCAGGTGAGGGAGCTGTCCTTGAAAATAGCGAATGCTACAATGTTGGATGGTTTAGATGAGGACGGTAGTGTTTTTTATGAGATGCAGGGTAATTGTTTAGATAAGGATAAACATTGGTGGCCACAAGCCGAAGCATTGGTTGGATTTTTGGACGCTTACCAAAATTTTAGTGATGAAAAGTATCTGAAAGCTGTCGAAAAAGTATGGGTGTTTATCCTTTATTATATGAGAGATAAGGAGTATGGCGAATGGTTTTGGAAAGTGGATGAGGAGGGGGTGCCAGATAGATTACTGCCTAAAGTGGGATTTTGGAAGTGCCCGTATCATAACGCAAGAGCCCTTATGGAAGCCATTAGACGCATTAGTATGATATGA
- a CDS encoding SusD/RagB family nutrient-binding outer membrane lipoprotein has translation MSSLNYSASSTVGRLEKIYVQKWIHFGFLQSIQSWSEYRRTGILS, from the coding sequence ATTTCAAGTTTGAATTATTCAGCTTCTTCAACTGTTGGCAGGTTAGAAAAAATATATGTTCAGAAGTGGATTCATTTTGGTTTTTTACAGTCTATTCAGTCATGGTCAGAGTATAGAAGGACGGGTATCCTAAGTTGA
- a CDS encoding PNGase F N-terminal domain-containing protein produces the protein MRKIILLLWIVSFQLFVVAQGKTNNNVGRVVYEKFINGAVQSHEDRFILEFANDIAKCWIDNTNSDLLPEVPLKFNYLDYENEKLYQQAIFQGKDTCYKESDFVNLDEYKPEGKLVKILGYECQKYVGSSFSNRIEIWVAKEVGIKGTPFLGTPHKEGLVLKYIRNGNYGWEARDVKIKKSKKMINPEPMNLGVKVNAQDFDKRLRNALVKDVSLFSNQVINWGDKIENAHEEYLDTVYRFAGGTVLAKKVKLPKVPLGTPVFAELIEKSNGDAYDRTGSVFVIPVNKEKSFLDGLRNGVDYLPEYMSGEGKKYHGVVVNDEFEPLIELMRFFTPFGVNYFNEKRDVGIKWADSAVYKMDVSHLLPVLQDECWIGMYIGNYAKGGHCVNLNLKYYLDEKKNNAQKKYWIQPVFNTVNVMEMVGQKYGTMFRNDTLTVDFEVPKGVKNIQFQYITTGHGGWKQGDEFVPKENKVFLDGKSFFNFTPWRVDCGTYRRLNPASGNFKNGMSSSDYSRSGWCPGTVANPFFMHLNGLSPGKHRIQVYIPLGEPEGNMFSAWNISGVFVGEMEE, from the coding sequence ATGAGAAAGATTATTTTATTATTATGGATTGTATCATTTCAACTATTTGTTGTTGCTCAGGGCAAAACAAATAACAATGTTGGAAGGGTAGTGTATGAGAAGTTTATTAATGGAGCTGTTCAAAGCCATGAAGACAGATTTATTCTGGAGTTTGCTAATGATATTGCCAAGTGTTGGATAGATAATACCAATAGCGATTTGTTGCCAGAGGTGCCATTGAAATTTAATTATTTGGATTATGAAAATGAAAAATTGTATCAGCAAGCTATATTTCAGGGAAAGGATACTTGCTACAAAGAAAGTGACTTTGTAAATTTGGATGAGTATAAACCAGAAGGTAAATTGGTGAAGATATTAGGTTATGAATGCCAAAAATATGTAGGTTCTTCATTTTCAAATAGAATAGAAATATGGGTCGCTAAAGAGGTTGGTATAAAAGGAACCCCTTTCCTGGGAACTCCGCATAAAGAAGGACTGGTTCTTAAATATATTAGAAATGGGAATTATGGTTGGGAAGCAAGGGATGTGAAGATAAAGAAGTCCAAAAAAATGATAAACCCAGAGCCAATGAATTTGGGCGTTAAAGTAAATGCGCAAGACTTTGATAAGCGCCTGCGCAATGCTTTAGTAAAGGATGTTTCTTTGTTTTCAAATCAGGTGATTAATTGGGGAGATAAAATAGAAAATGCCCATGAAGAGTACTTAGATACTGTTTATCGGTTTGCCGGGGGTACAGTGCTTGCTAAAAAAGTGAAATTGCCCAAAGTACCTTTGGGAACTCCGGTTTTTGCAGAGCTTATAGAAAAATCAAATGGTGATGCCTATGATCGTACAGGGTCTGTTTTCGTAATACCCGTGAATAAAGAAAAGAGCTTTTTAGATGGCTTGAGGAATGGTGTTGATTACTTGCCTGAATATATGAGTGGTGAAGGTAAAAAGTATCATGGGGTAGTTGTTAATGATGAATTTGAGCCTTTGATTGAATTGATGCGTTTTTTTACTCCCTTTGGGGTGAATTACTTTAATGAGAAACGTGATGTGGGAATCAAATGGGCAGACTCTGCTGTGTATAAAATGGATGTAAGCCATTTATTACCTGTATTACAAGATGAATGTTGGATAGGAATGTATATAGGTAACTACGCCAAGGGAGGTCATTGTGTAAACTTAAATCTTAAGTATTACCTTGATGAAAAAAAGAATAATGCCCAAAAAAAATACTGGATTCAACCCGTGTTTAATACGGTAAATGTGATGGAAATGGTTGGGCAAAAATATGGAACTATGTTTCGGAATGATACTTTAACCGTAGATTTTGAAGTGCCCAAAGGTGTGAAAAATATTCAATTTCAGTATATAACTACGGGGCATGGTGGTTGGAAACAGGGGGATGAATTTGTTCCTAAAGAAAATAAAGTATTTCTTGATGGAAAGTCCTTTTTTAACTTTACACCTTGGAGAGTAGATTGTGGAACTTATCGTAGGCTTAATCCTGCATCAGGAAATTTTAAAAATGGAATGTCATCGTCTGATTATAGTAGATCTGGTTGGTGTCCTGGAACTGTTGCGAACCCATTTTTTATGCATTTAAATGGTTTATCTCCAGGGAAACATCGCATACAAGTTTATATCCCTCTGGGAGAACCAGAAGGAAATATGTTTAGTGCATGGAATATATCAGGTGTCTTTGTAGGTGAGATGGAGGAATAG
- a CDS encoding glycan-binding surface protein — protein sequence MKTIRNLNICGTHILLLIFAMAFMFQSCEEYPHEYEVAGGVPKIDYIRITTPEKSDSLIISASLNSTITIIGENLRSITEMWFNDKKAYLNTSFITSNALIVNIPNEIPGVVSDKIYMVAGKDTLTYDFNVVVPPPAPKSMLCEFVEDGDEAVIYGNYFIDDMNVPLQVIFPGEVEGEVISVSDDFDEIIVKVPVGAAVGQITVKSIYGSTRSSFFFRDDRNYILDWDNLDAAGGWRSGVIASTEPTGISGNYVRFHGDMTGAVGETWNEDAHSFNLWNASNGRSDEPFYEGDLSAAVLKFECYVVEEWKASALQMIFTPYSVSATNSYIADGMTPRGLWIPWASSGSYRTEGWTTVTIPMSEFHYYHDGTDAGSAITNDMLGGLTFFVWNGGVEGEDCSVHMCIDNIRIVPM from the coding sequence ATGAAAACTATCAGAAACTTAAATATATGTGGAACACATATCTTGCTGTTGATCTTTGCGATGGCATTTATGTTCCAATCATGTGAGGAATATCCTCATGAGTATGAAGTGGCAGGCGGTGTACCTAAGATAGATTACATTAGGATAACCACGCCAGAAAAATCCGATTCTTTAATAATAAGTGCTTCTCTAAATAGTACGATAACTATTATTGGAGAGAACTTAAGAAGTATTACCGAGATGTGGTTTAATGATAAAAAAGCCTATTTGAATACGAGTTTTATCACTTCAAATGCACTGATTGTTAATATTCCTAACGAGATTCCGGGTGTTGTGTCAGATAAAATATACATGGTGGCTGGTAAAGATACGCTCACCTATGATTTTAATGTGGTTGTTCCCCCTCCAGCTCCCAAGTCGATGCTTTGCGAATTTGTGGAAGATGGGGATGAGGCGGTTATTTATGGAAATTATTTTATTGATGACATGAATGTGCCTTTGCAGGTAATCTTTCCTGGAGAAGTGGAAGGAGAAGTGATTAGTGTAAGTGATGATTTTGATGAAATAATTGTTAAAGTGCCTGTAGGGGCAGCTGTCGGTCAAATTACCGTAAAAAGTATTTACGGATCTACGCGTTCTTCTTTCTTTTTTCGTGATGATAGAAACTACATCCTCGATTGGGACAATCTGGATGCAGCAGGAGGCTGGCGATCCGGTGTGATTGCAAGTACAGAACCGACTGGTATTAGTGGAAATTATGTTCGTTTTCATGGTGATATGACGGGCGCTGTTGGTGAAACATGGAACGAAGATGCTCATAGCTTTAATCTTTGGAATGCTTCTAATGGGAGAAGTGATGAACCTTTTTATGAGGGTGATCTGAGTGCAGCAGTACTTAAATTTGAATGTTATGTGGTGGAAGAATGGAAGGCGAGTGCATTGCAAATGATATTTACACCTTATAGCGTTAGTGCTACAAATAGCTATATCGCAGATGGAATGACCCCTCGTGGATTGTGGATACCTTGGGCTTCGTCAGGTAGCTACCGAACCGAAGGGTGGACTACTGTAACCATCCCCATGTCTGAATTCCATTATTATCATGACGGTACCGATGCTGGTTCAGCAATAACGAATGATATGTTAGGAGGTCTTACTTTCTTTGTTTGGAATGGAGGAGTGGAAGGTGAAGATTGTAGCGTTCATATGTGTATCGATAATATACGTATTGTACCTATGTAA
- a CDS encoding glycan-binding surface protein: MKKLKILLLLSLFGFLSLSTFFASCSDDEDKGADEVTLYSYGPMPIARGAELRFIGDNLDKVSSIVLPPDLQVISTEFTEHTEKSIKLTVPQDAVEGYVNLLAGEVTVTTKTKIGFSEPIDIDGSFTPKIIKPGGVLTIEGDYLNLVGEVIFTDRIAVDSADFMTISRKQITLMVPPQAQTGKIAVSNGADDPIVIYSEDELTVTVPTLTELSPNPIVAGADLRIKGTDLDLVTSIGLGGDVQVTDFTLEEDGTAIGLTVPMNTQDGNVSLNLASRIIVTSAEELVMVVPTVSVTPTTIKNGAVLTVTGEDLGLISEVVFAGGANGTIQEGRTATEMKVIVPDAAISGEVIFNTTAAKTVSGGDLVLMEPSIVNMAPISAKPNVDVVITGMDLDLVSKIRFAGNMEGAIVSQSETEIVVTIPVGSVTGVITLITVNGTEIISSASLEVLQNLPTFTSYGEAKGVPGEILTINGMNLSLVKKIIFPGGIAATAYGEKSDSRIEVYVPEEVPVGVGRLTMLTYEGEEGFFPEIFLGSTEPVVDPDYVFFDFNGSEKGSWWGNAMGSDVSSDAPMADGTPYWSINGYSTPDYGWDGGFFWRNGGNNIKTEGLLVDRDVLKFDINIHEPVLDGELRLNIRGDDYDANAIYKPWEEDPSFVTVGWITATIPLTEFGITDAQLQGLTKDFGAVFISGSAVKVHMDIDNVRFEKR; the protein is encoded by the coding sequence ATGAAAAAGTTAAAGATATTATTGCTTCTGTCGTTGTTTGGTTTTTTAAGCTTATCAACGTTTTTTGCTTCATGTAGCGATGATGAAGATAAGGGTGCAGATGAAGTGACATTATATAGCTATGGACCTATGCCCATAGCAAGAGGTGCTGAACTTAGATTTATTGGTGACAATCTGGATAAGGTGAGTAGTATAGTACTTCCTCCTGATTTGCAGGTTATAAGTACTGAATTTACGGAACATACTGAAAAAAGTATAAAACTTACTGTGCCTCAGGATGCCGTAGAGGGGTATGTAAATTTGTTGGCTGGAGAAGTGACTGTTACTACAAAAACTAAAATTGGCTTTTCAGAACCCATAGATATAGATGGCTCTTTTACTCCTAAAATCATTAAACCCGGGGGGGTGTTGACCATTGAAGGTGATTATTTGAATTTAGTTGGAGAGGTGATTTTTACAGACCGTATAGCTGTTGATAGTGCTGATTTTATGACGATATCGCGTAAGCAAATTACCTTAATGGTCCCTCCTCAAGCACAAACAGGAAAAATAGCGGTGTCAAATGGGGCCGATGATCCTATCGTAATTTACTCAGAGGATGAGCTAACTGTTACGGTACCCACATTAACAGAACTGTCGCCAAATCCGATTGTCGCAGGTGCTGACTTGCGTATTAAGGGAACAGACTTGGATTTAGTGACAAGTATAGGTTTGGGTGGAGATGTGCAGGTGACAGACTTTACCTTGGAAGAAGATGGTACAGCCATCGGGTTGACTGTACCGATGAATACCCAAGATGGCAACGTTTCGTTGAACCTGGCTTCGAGAATTATTGTGACATCAGCTGAAGAATTGGTGATGGTGGTGCCTACAGTTTCAGTGACACCTACAACCATAAAAAATGGTGCTGTACTCACGGTGACGGGAGAAGATCTTGGTTTAATTAGTGAGGTTGTTTTTGCGGGGGGAGCCAATGGAACCATACAAGAGGGGAGAACCGCAACAGAAATGAAGGTTATAGTGCCTGATGCTGCAATCAGCGGTGAGGTGATTTTTAATACAACAGCTGCTAAAACGGTTTCTGGTGGCGATTTAGTACTGATGGAACCTAGTATTGTGAATATGGCTCCGATATCTGCTAAACCGAATGTGGATGTGGTAATTACCGGGATGGATTTGGATTTAGTTAGTAAAATTAGGTTTGCGGGTAATATGGAAGGGGCCATTGTTTCTCAATCGGAGACGGAAATTGTGGTAACAATACCTGTGGGTTCAGTGACAGGTGTCATCACTTTGATAACCGTGAATGGAACAGAAATCATTTCTTCTGCGAGTTTGGAGGTCCTACAAAATCTACCCACATTTACTTCTTATGGTGAGGCTAAAGGAGTTCCGGGAGAAATATTAACGATTAATGGAATGAACCTGAGTTTGGTGAAAAAAATAATCTTTCCGGGTGGTATAGCAGCTACTGCTTATGGCGAAAAATCAGATAGTCGCATAGAAGTATATGTTCCGGAAGAGGTACCTGTGGGTGTCGGTCGATTGACCATGCTGACCTATGAAGGAGAAGAGGGCTTTTTTCCGGAGATATTTTTGGGTTCTACTGAGCCAGTTGTCGATCCAGACTATGTTTTCTTTGATTTTAACGGATCAGAAAAAGGTAGCTGGTGGGGTAATGCAATGGGCAGTGATGTGTCAAGTGATGCACCAATGGCTGATGGTACACCTTATTGGTCTATAAACGGATACAGTACGCCGGATTATGGCTGGGATGGAGGCTTTTTCTGGAGAAATGGAGGTAATAATATTAAAACAGAAGGTTTGTTAGTGGATAGGGATGTTCTGAAGTTTGATATTAATATTCACGAGCCTGTGCTTGATGGTGAACTACGACTGAACATCAGAGGTGATGATTATGACGCAAATGCTATTTATAAGCCATGGGAAGAGGATCCTTCATTTGTGACGGTTGGATGGATCACTGCAACTATACCACTTACTGAGTTCGGAATTACAGATGCTCAATTACAGGGCCTAACAAAAGATTTTGGTGCTGTATTTATTTCAGGAAGCGCTGTGAAGGTTCATATGGACATCGATAATGTAAGATTTGAAAAAAGGTAG
- a CDS encoding cellulase family glycosylhydrolase — protein sequence MKYIFCITMAVMLACCSACEKSDKTEKAAPEFKSSMPADGAQDVYLDTDVKVVFDEVVTLAPDHGITINNSAANVEVSFTTLVFTVDLQSNTTYQIIIPQGSVVNTFGVPLSTDIKISFATKEINVSNSEDMEFVADMGVGWNLGNTLDTKHKDKTNWGNPAVTKALIDAVRAKGFKTLRLPVTWQYNMGSSPDYVIEPDFLNRVEEVVNYGLDNDMYVIVNIHHDEDWIIPTYERLDNVKEQLVRVWTQIAAHFKTYDDKLIFETLNEPRLIGSNQEWTGGTAEGRDCVNQLHRVAVEAIRATGDNNASRYIMISPYAASSSQVAIESFQLPTSTRLIVSVHSYFPYTFALAEDNYVTSWGTEAEQQALDAELNRLVDQFIDQGIPVVMGEWGSLNHGNLEDRTRHAAYYSTACLSRGIPSIWWDNGNLSEFGLIDRTTYQWAYIDIANAIVEH from the coding sequence ATGAAATATATTTTTTGTATAACAATGGCCGTTATGCTGGCTTGTTGTTCGGCATGTGAAAAGTCCGATAAGACAGAAAAGGCGGCACCGGAATTTAAATCAAGCATGCCGGCGGATGGAGCTCAGGATGTTTATCTGGATACGGATGTTAAAGTGGTATTTGATGAGGTTGTGACATTGGCTCCAGATCATGGAATAACCATTAATAATTCAGCAGCCAATGTTGAAGTGTCATTTACTACATTGGTTTTTACAGTCGATTTACAAAGTAATACCACTTATCAAATTATCATTCCTCAAGGTAGTGTTGTGAATACTTTTGGAGTGCCATTATCCACTGATATAAAGATTTCGTTTGCAACCAAAGAAATAAATGTTTCTAATAGCGAAGATATGGAATTTGTGGCCGATATGGGAGTGGGTTGGAATTTAGGTAATACTTTGGATACGAAACATAAGGATAAAACTAACTGGGGTAATCCAGCAGTAACCAAAGCGCTCATAGATGCTGTAAGAGCCAAGGGATTTAAAACATTAAGGCTGCCGGTTACCTGGCAGTATAATATGGGGAGTTCGCCTGATTACGTAATTGAGCCTGATTTTTTAAACAGAGTAGAAGAGGTAGTAAACTATGGTTTAGATAATGATATGTACGTGATTGTGAATATTCACCATGATGAAGATTGGATTATTCCAACGTATGAGCGGCTGGATAATGTTAAAGAGCAGCTTGTAAGAGTCTGGACGCAAATTGCAGCGCATTTTAAGACCTATGACGACAAACTTATCTTTGAAACATTGAATGAACCGCGCCTTATCGGTTCTAATCAAGAGTGGACCGGGGGAACAGCAGAAGGGAGAGACTGTGTGAATCAGCTGCATCGTGTGGCAGTGGAAGCCATAAGGGCTACGGGAGATAATAATGCCAGTAGGTATATAATGATATCGCCCTATGCTGCATCTTCGAGTCAAGTGGCAATTGAGAGCTTTCAGTTACCCACTTCAACAAGGCTTATTGTTTCTGTGCATAGTTATTTTCCATATACCTTTGCTTTGGCTGAGGATAATTATGTTACAAGTTGGGGTACTGAGGCAGAACAACAAGCCCTAGATGCAGAACTGAATCGTTTGGTGGATCAATTTATTGACCAGGGAATTCCAGTGGTTATGGGTGAGTGGGGAAGTTTAAATCACGGCAATTTAGAGGATAGAACAAGACATGCGGCTTATTATAGCACAGCTTGTTTGAGCAGAGGTATTCCTTCTATTTGGTGGGATAATGGAAATTTAAGTGAGTTTGGACTGATAGATAGAACTACTTATCAATGGGCTTATATCGACATAGCAAATGCTATTGTAGAACATTAA